In Chroogloeocystis siderophila 5.2 s.c.1, a genomic segment contains:
- the pyrE gene encoding orotate phosphoribosyltransferase encodes MINQTASQPASDNWAITADLTSLRQHLLDLFCRLAYREGDFVLSSGQHSSYYINGKEVTLHPQGALAIGRIVVSLLPPDTQAVAGLTLGADPIVTAVSVVSAYENRPIPALIVRKEAKGHGTRAYIEGPNLPENASVVVLEDVVTTGGSALKAAERLKDAGYSVNHVISLVDRLQGGAELYASAGLQFQSVLTIADIQQRFQELE; translated from the coding sequence ATGATTAATCAAACTGCGTCGCAGCCAGCATCTGATAATTGGGCAATAACTGCTGATCTCACTAGTCTTCGCCAACACCTTTTAGATTTATTCTGTCGGTTAGCTTATCGCGAAGGAGATTTTGTGCTTTCTTCTGGGCAGCACAGTTCATACTATATTAATGGCAAGGAAGTCACGCTACATCCTCAAGGAGCGTTAGCGATCGGGCGGATTGTTGTTTCTTTGTTACCACCTGATACTCAAGCTGTCGCTGGTTTAACCTTGGGTGCCGATCCAATTGTGACAGCTGTTAGTGTGGTTTCAGCGTATGAAAATCGCCCAATACCCGCGTTGATTGTCCGCAAAGAAGCAAAAGGACACGGTACAAGAGCGTATATTGAAGGTCCAAATTTACCAGAAAACGCGAGCGTTGTCGTGTTAGAAGATGTCGTGACAACGGGAGGATCGGCATTAAAAGCCGCAGAAAGGCTTAAAGATGCGGGTTACAGCGTCAACCATGTTATTTCGCTCGTTGATCGCCTGCAAGGAGGTGCAGAACTTTATGCATCAGCCGGATTGCAATTTCAATCAGTACTGACAATCGCAGACATTCAACAGCGCTTTCAGGAACTAGAGTAG
- a CDS encoding anti-sigma factor — protein sequence MVWSMPSEQLQLLIAGYVLGDLSPEEMTEFEQLLANDAAIAQEVAKMQKALEITYAPPEVAPPRYLRTSILDANKHQSKRLSRARPQRSFSWFQAMGVAAAVLIVALGMSNYLLWRSLQIQAEVQQSEPLTFALQAQDANVSASATLKVNPSTLEAELIAQNLPALPPGKVYALWTVLQQGAPVTTDDKNAVLTAVFRVDANGNALENIEVPQIYRNKDLVAAVAITVEDASAPQRHEGTPVLIVKV from the coding sequence ATGGTTTGGTCGATGCCGTCAGAACAGTTACAGTTACTCATTGCTGGGTATGTCCTTGGCGATCTAAGCCCAGAGGAAATGACAGAATTTGAACAACTTCTGGCAAATGATGCTGCGATCGCCCAAGAAGTCGCAAAGATGCAAAAGGCATTAGAAATAACATATGCTCCACCAGAAGTAGCACCGCCAAGATATCTGCGTACATCCATTTTGGATGCAAATAAGCATCAGAGTAAACGCTTGAGCCGCGCGCGCCCACAGCGCTCATTCTCCTGGTTTCAAGCCATGGGAGTTGCCGCAGCCGTGTTGATTGTCGCTTTGGGTATGAGTAATTATCTTCTGTGGCGATCTCTACAAATACAAGCTGAAGTCCAGCAATCGGAACCTTTAACTTTTGCGCTGCAAGCCCAAGATGCAAATGTTTCTGCCTCGGCTACCCTAAAAGTCAATCCCAGTACACTAGAAGCTGAGCTAATCGCGCAAAACTTGCCTGCTTTACCGCCTGGAAAAGTTTATGCATTGTGGACAGTCTTGCAGCAAGGTGCGCCCGTTACAACTGATGACAAAAACGCTGTCTTAACAGCAGTATTTCGAGTCGATGCTAACGGCAATGCTTTAGAAAATATTGAGGTTCCTCAGATATATCGCAATAAAGACTTGGTGGCAGCAGTCGCTATAACCGTAGAAGATGCTAGCGCGCCTCAGCGACACGAAGGCACACCCGTTTTGATCGTAAAAGTGTAA
- a CDS encoding extracellular solute-binding protein codes for MERRTFLFGTGTLALSQLLLGCNPQGDSLEIEFLRGSIPAIVVDRFRQQVQSQARFTPVAQLQELFEQLQTWRQQASTTQQPRSLPLPTRQSQSPNPSALITLGDYWLSTAIQQQLIQPLNITQLQNWNALPSRWQELVRRNNQGESDPQGQIWAAPYRWGSTVILYNREKFNSLGWTPNDWSDLWRPELRSRISIVDQSREVIGLTLKRLGQSYNAQNLDQIPNLEEQLQALHQQVRLYSSNRYIEPLIIGDTWAAVGWSTDVLPILRRYREIAVVVPRSGTALWADVWVNPINAALPPLASQWIDFCWQQPIAQQISLRTYGTSPAAVQLPPASGQNPTRIEFTDAQLQQSEFLLPLSATTQKQYEALWQSIRAST; via the coding sequence ATGGAGCGACGGACTTTTTTATTCGGGACAGGAACTTTAGCACTGTCACAGTTATTATTAGGGTGCAATCCACAAGGAGACTCGTTGGAGATCGAGTTTTTGCGGGGTTCGATACCAGCGATTGTTGTTGATCGCTTTCGTCAGCAGGTGCAATCACAAGCAAGGTTTACACCTGTTGCCCAACTTCAAGAGTTATTTGAGCAACTACAAACTTGGCGTCAGCAAGCAAGTACTACACAGCAACCGCGATCGCTTCCCCTACCGACTCGCCAATCGCAATCACCAAACCCATCTGCGTTGATTACCTTGGGAGATTACTGGCTATCGACAGCGATTCAACAGCAACTGATTCAACCGCTCAATATTACTCAACTCCAAAATTGGAATGCGTTACCCAGTCGCTGGCAAGAACTTGTCAGACGCAATAATCAAGGGGAAAGCGATCCACAAGGACAAATATGGGCAGCGCCTTATCGCTGGGGCAGTACAGTTATACTCTACAACCGAGAAAAATTTAATTCCTTGGGCTGGACACCAAATGATTGGAGTGATTTATGGCGTCCTGAACTGCGATCGCGCATTTCCATCGTCGATCAATCGCGGGAAGTCATTGGGTTAACTCTCAAGCGCTTGGGTCAATCCTACAACGCCCAAAATCTCGATCAAATCCCAAATTTAGAAGAGCAACTACAGGCTTTACATCAACAAGTACGACTTTACAGTTCTAATCGATACATCGAACCTTTGATTATTGGCGATACTTGGGCAGCAGTAGGTTGGTCAACGGACGTGCTACCAATCTTGCGGCGTTATCGAGAAATTGCTGTTGTCGTTCCGCGATCAGGAACAGCACTTTGGGCAGATGTGTGGGTTAATCCTATTAATGCAGCGTTACCGCCTCTAGCCTCACAATGGATTGATTTTTGCTGGCAACAGCCAATCGCGCAGCAAATCTCACTACGCACTTATGGCACTTCGCCTGCAGCAGTACAACTACCACCAGCAAGCGGACAAAATCCGACACGAATCGAATTTACGGATGCCCAATTACAACAAAGTGAGTTTTTGCTACCACTTTCTGCAACTACACAAAAACAGTATGAGGCATTGTGGCAGTCAATTAGAGCATCAACTTGA
- a CDS encoding DUF4394 domain-containing protein: MRFNQLGKAALVISLTAASQIFAFAPALSRPVYKVIGLKSDNTLVTYEYNSRRSNKIKIKGVDGNVLGIDFRPANNQLYAITDTDKIYTINSDSGVATLISSLSVSFSGGFQSGVDFNPVADRLRLVANNGENFRINVDTGEVVVDKPLNYNPPQAIGVTAAAYTNSRPGVSNTTLYNLDYDSDSLVIQNPPNDGTLTTVGSLGFNLPPIAGFDIVTNRNGENIGFIASGRSLYTVDLSTGRATFIGNFRAGNLIGIAATLSSKGR; the protein is encoded by the coding sequence ATGAGATTTAATCAATTAGGTAAAGCCGCATTAGTCATATCTTTGACCGCTGCTTCTCAGATTTTTGCTTTTGCTCCAGCACTCAGTAGACCAGTATATAAAGTTATTGGATTAAAAAGCGATAATACGTTAGTTACATATGAGTACAATTCTCGCCGTTCAAATAAAATCAAAATTAAAGGAGTTGATGGAAACGTTTTAGGAATAGATTTTCGCCCTGCAAATAATCAACTCTATGCAATTACAGATACTGATAAAATATACACAATTAATAGTGATAGCGGTGTTGCTACATTGATAAGTTCTTTATCAGTAAGCTTTAGTGGAGGATTTCAATCCGGTGTAGATTTCAATCCAGTTGCGGATAGGCTGAGGTTAGTAGCAAACAATGGTGAGAATTTTAGAATTAACGTTGACACCGGAGAAGTTGTTGTAGATAAACCACTTAATTACAATCCTCCTCAAGCGATTGGGGTAACCGCTGCTGCATATACTAACTCTAGACCTGGAGTCAGCAATACCACACTTTATAATCTGGACTATGATTCTGATAGCTTAGTCATTCAGAATCCACCGAATGATGGCACTCTAACCACAGTAGGATCGCTGGGTTTTAACTTACCGCCGATCGCAGGATTTGATATTGTCACTAACCGCAATGGAGAGAATATTGGATTTATTGCATCTGGTAGATCTTTGTATACTGTAGATTTATCAACTGGACGAGCTACTTTTATAGGTAACTTTCGTGCAGGTAATTTAATTGGAATTGCTGCTACCCTAAGTTCTAAAGGTAGATAA
- a CDS encoding hemolysin family protein, with translation MSHLPIVACFVLLLAVSPLFISDIWLRLLSVLLLIAINAFFVAAEFSMVSVRRSRIHQLVEAGDAPAITLQSLQHSIERLLSTTQLGITLSSLALGWIGESTMAVLVATGLAQLPVSDALRMRLAHSLAIPLAFLLVAYLQIVLGELCPKSVALLYSERLARLLALPVKAIARFFTPFIWVLNQSTRLLLRVVGIQYTGQAWLSPVTSEELQLIIATERESTGLEAEERELLNNIFEFGDVTAEEVMTPRTGIVALSEEATFQTLLKEMATTGHSRYPIAGKSLDDIRGIVHFKELAKPLVLGKLSLDTKIQPWIQPARFVPEYTPLSELLPLMQRSHLQMVIVVNEFGGTVGLLTIQDLIAQIIGNAGELARTNELLVQNLDEQTFLVQAQMNLEELNELLQLNLPLSDDYQTLGGFVLYQLQKIPAIGETLHYQNLEFTVVSAQGPRLQHIRIHCPQAMHTNEYQE, from the coding sequence ATGTCTCACTTGCCGATAGTTGCCTGTTTTGTTCTGCTTTTGGCTGTATCACCGTTGTTTATCTCAGATATATGGCTGCGCCTGCTTTCGGTATTGTTGCTGATTGCAATTAATGCCTTTTTTGTGGCAGCAGAGTTTTCTATGGTGTCCGTGCGGCGATCGCGCATCCACCAATTGGTAGAAGCTGGAGACGCACCCGCGATCACGCTCCAATCACTCCAACATAGTATCGAGCGCTTGCTGTCTACGACTCAATTAGGAATTACGTTATCGAGTTTGGCACTCGGTTGGATTGGCGAGAGTACGATGGCTGTTCTTGTCGCTACGGGGCTAGCACAGTTACCCGTTTCAGATGCGCTGCGGATGCGGTTGGCGCACTCACTCGCAATTCCCTTAGCTTTTCTCCTTGTCGCTTATCTCCAAATCGTTTTAGGGGAACTTTGCCCCAAGTCAGTCGCATTGCTTTACTCGGAACGGTTAGCAAGGTTGCTAGCACTTCCTGTAAAAGCGATCGCGCGTTTCTTTACGCCATTTATTTGGGTTTTAAATCAATCAACACGCTTGCTGCTACGCGTTGTCGGAATTCAATACACGGGACAAGCTTGGCTATCTCCAGTGACTTCAGAAGAGTTACAGTTAATTATTGCCACCGAACGCGAATCAACCGGCTTAGAAGCCGAAGAACGCGAACTATTAAATAACATCTTTGAATTTGGCGATGTCACCGCTGAAGAAGTTATGACACCGCGCACGGGAATTGTGGCTTTATCCGAAGAAGCGACGTTTCAAACTTTACTCAAAGAAATGGCAACGACAGGGCATTCGCGCTATCCTATCGCAGGTAAATCGTTAGATGATATTCGCGGGATTGTTCACTTTAAGGAACTGGCAAAGCCACTCGTTTTAGGTAAATTATCGCTTGATACAAAAATTCAACCTTGGATACAGCCTGCTAGATTTGTCCCCGAATATACTCCGTTAAGCGAGCTATTGCCATTAATGCAGCGATCGCATTTACAAATGGTCATCGTTGTCAACGAATTTGGTGGTACTGTCGGCTTATTGACCATTCAAGATTTAATTGCTCAAATCATTGGCAATGCTGGTGAACTCGCAAGAACAAACGAGTTACTCGTCCAAAACTTGGATGAGCAAACTTTTTTGGTTCAAGCACAAATGAACCTCGAAGAACTCAACGAATTATTACAGTTAAATTTACCCTTAAGCGACGACTATCAAACATTGGGGGGGTTTGTTCTCTACCAACTTCAAAAAATCCCCGCGATCGGGGAAACTTTACACTATCAGAACTTAGAATTCACCGTCGTCTCAGCGCAAGGTCCTCGTTTACAGCATATCCGCATTCACTGTCCGCAAGCGATGCATACTAATGAGTATCAAGAGTAA
- a CDS encoding sigma-70 family RNA polymerase sigma factor yields the protein MPSEQPGNTDKFIQTDVELYLALKAGQDVALGILYDRHAGLVYGIALKILGNLQEAEDLTQDIFLNLAQASSYDPTRGSLRTFLAILTRSRAIDRVRSRSKARELFGQWRDSQAQQTATDSLFEQLSQSEQSQEVRAALSQLSDTQRQILQMAYYDGFSQSEIAKRLEIPLGTVKARARRGLLKLRQTLTDYIG from the coding sequence ATGCCTTCTGAGCAACCTGGCAACACTGACAAATTCATCCAAACAGATGTAGAGTTATACCTCGCGCTAAAAGCTGGTCAGGATGTTGCTTTAGGCATTCTTTATGATCGCCATGCTGGATTAGTTTATGGAATAGCACTCAAAATTCTTGGTAATCTGCAGGAAGCAGAAGATCTCACGCAGGATATTTTTCTCAATCTTGCTCAAGCGTCATCCTACGATCCAACACGAGGCTCACTGAGAACATTCTTAGCGATTTTGACGCGATCGCGTGCGATTGACCGAGTGCGATCGCGTAGTAAAGCCCGTGAGTTGTTTGGACAGTGGAGAGATAGCCAAGCACAGCAAACTGCTACCGATTCTCTTTTTGAACAACTTTCTCAAAGTGAGCAATCTCAGGAAGTACGAGCAGCACTCTCCCAATTATCAGACACTCAGCGGCAAATTCTCCAGATGGCTTATTATGATGGTTTTAGTCAGTCAGAAATTGCCAAGCGACTAGAAATTCCTTTGGGGACTGTGAAGGCTAGAGCGCGGCGGGGTCTTCTCAAACTGCGTCAAACTCTCACAGATTACATTGGATAG
- a CDS encoding phycobiliprotein lyase, producing MLSFPDFFTACSGKWTTERIYHSMPQGSIERSYTEYQVKPISPTDKQRILTLSTQAGIKVEVQLATVQQEDLPGFAISFNTRSETGETVSMSLQALFVPDTYISAESTAVKLPPPVAAQIATQPEGEVIQGFYLRDEGYSEAGTAVGRFTYQPTRQTLEMTTYYRRSVAVDQMRMVAPNLRLRTIVTYQRPDNTNEIPTIIDLVGFGVEQRSV from the coding sequence ATGCTTAGTTTTCCAGATTTTTTTACAGCTTGTAGCGGCAAATGGACGACCGAACGTATTTATCACTCAATGCCGCAAGGTAGTATCGAACGGTCTTACACTGAGTATCAAGTCAAACCAATCTCACCCACAGACAAACAGCGAATTTTAACTTTATCAACTCAAGCAGGGATAAAAGTAGAAGTACAACTAGCAACTGTGCAACAAGAAGATTTACCAGGCTTTGCGATTTCATTCAATACTCGCTCGGAAACGGGTGAAACGGTATCAATGAGTTTGCAAGCTTTATTTGTGCCAGATACGTATATTTCTGCGGAAAGTACTGCTGTCAAGTTACCGCCACCTGTAGCCGCACAAATTGCCACCCAACCGGAAGGAGAAGTAATTCAAGGTTTTTATCTGCGTGATGAGGGTTACTCAGAAGCGGGAACCGCTGTAGGGCGATTTACATATCAACCCACACGCCAAACGTTAGAAATGACAACTTACTATCGACGCTCAGTCGCAGTTGATCAGATGCGTATGGTAGCACCAAACTTACGACTGCGGACAATTGTGACTTACCAAAGACCCGACAATACCAATGAAATACCGACGATAATTGATTTGGTAGGGTTTGGTGTAGAGCAGCGAAGCGTGTAA